One segment of Haloplanus natans DSM 17983 DNA contains the following:
- a CDS encoding ABC transporter permease codes for MRWYVVRRVVWAVVATFLILSITWGLLAITPNPAAEQMQFRAAASGGSAEAAQEAFEARRGLDRSPWVRYREYMTNMVTLNWGWSQSRSQPVTDAIASALPYTAIYSVPTTILSILVGLSIGLYSATHQYTRTDYAATFFAFFGYAIPNFWFGIILLLVFGVQLGWFPVVFDSDVPFLSLAMARQLVLPVVVLVTGTIAGIMRYSRAEALEYVEAEFVKTAKSKGADGYRILTRHVLRPAAVPLMTILVGDILGIFLAASYLVEVVFGIPGLGQLSYNAIIAQDTSLVLGTTLIFTFISVIGNLIQDVAYTVLDPRIDYGDR; via the coding sequence ATGCGCTGGTACGTGGTTCGGCGGGTCGTATGGGCCGTCGTCGCCACGTTTCTCATCCTCTCGATCACGTGGGGGTTGCTCGCGATCACGCCGAACCCCGCGGCCGAGCAGATGCAGTTCCGGGCGGCCGCGAGCGGCGGGTCGGCGGAGGCGGCCCAGGAGGCGTTCGAGGCGCGGCGCGGCCTCGACCGCTCCCCCTGGGTCCGGTACCGCGAGTACATGACGAATATGGTGACGCTCAACTGGGGGTGGTCACAGAGCCGCTCACAGCCCGTGACCGACGCCATCGCCAGCGCGCTCCCCTACACCGCCATCTACTCCGTCCCGACGACGATACTCTCGATTCTGGTCGGGCTCTCTATCGGCCTCTACTCCGCGACCCATCAGTACACACGAACCGACTACGCCGCCACCTTCTTCGCCTTCTTCGGTTACGCCATCCCAAACTTCTGGTTCGGGATCATCCTCCTGCTCGTCTTCGGCGTGCAACTCGGCTGGTTCCCCGTCGTCTTCGACTCGGACGTCCCGTTTCTCAGCCTCGCGATGGCCCGACAACTCGTCCTGCCCGTCGTCGTCCTCGTGACGGGCACCATCGCGGGCATCATGCGCTACTCGCGGGCGGAGGCGCTGGAGTACGTCGAGGCCGAGTTCGTCAAGACCGCGAAATCGAAGGGTGCGGACGGCTACCGCATCCTCACCCGACACGTCCTCCGGCCGGCGGCGGTGCCGCTGATGACGATTCTCGTCGGCGACATCCTCGGCATCTTCCTCGCGGCCTCCTATCTGGTCGAAGTCGTCTTCGGCATCCCCGGGCTCGGCCAACTGTCGTACAACGCCATCATCGCTCAGGACACGTCGCTCGTGTTGGGGACGACGCTCATCTTCACCTTCATTTCGGTGATCGGCAACCTGATACAGGACGTGGCCTACACCGTCTTGGACCCGCGGATCGACTACGGTGATCGCTGA
- a CDS encoding ABC transporter permease, with protein sequence MAGEDTFESVDWDETGSRLSTLSRRDWGALLSGLAVVVVFLYDYLVLPASRPTITVPVGWNVTQLDWLFVATLLAIVFYVAVPLYDNRRLTAYYWREFRKNRMAVVSLGYLLVVFCIGVVGPILLEKPTLALDQAYQPPAYMSVDSTVPVNCLGEVVDGRCRGTMAHPLGTTGDGKDILVLVVYGMQVSMKVGLISTLLVVTIGTAVGTVAAYGSGLVDELLMRYVDIQLVFPAFFLYLLLTYLFGGSLFMFIVIFGLTGWGSIARLVRSEALQRAEEEYITAARSAGAGTLYVIRRHLVPNVSNSVITAATLLIPGFILFEASLSFLSLGDPTVPSWGQVIANGRSDLSTAWWVSTVPGVFLFTTILAFNFMGDALRDALDPRQET encoded by the coding sequence ATGGCGGGTGAGGACACCTTCGAATCGGTCGACTGGGACGAGACGGGGAGCCGACTGTCGACGCTCTCGCGGCGCGACTGGGGGGCGCTCCTGTCGGGACTCGCGGTCGTCGTCGTCTTCCTCTACGACTACCTCGTCCTGCCCGCGAGTCGGCCGACGATCACGGTCCCCGTCGGGTGGAACGTCACGCAACTCGACTGGCTGTTCGTGGCGACGCTGCTCGCCATCGTCTTCTACGTCGCCGTCCCGCTCTACGACAACCGCCGACTCACCGCCTACTACTGGCGGGAGTTCCGCAAGAACCGGATGGCCGTGGTGAGTCTGGGCTACCTGCTCGTCGTCTTCTGTATCGGCGTCGTCGGCCCCATCCTGCTCGAGAAGCCGACGCTCGCCCTCGATCAGGCCTACCAGCCGCCGGCCTACATGAGCGTCGACTCGACGGTGCCGGTGAACTGCCTCGGCGAGGTGGTCGACGGTCGGTGTCGGGGGACGATGGCCCATCCCCTCGGCACCACCGGCGACGGCAAGGACATCCTCGTCCTCGTCGTCTACGGGATGCAGGTGAGCATGAAAGTCGGTCTCATCTCCACCCTGCTGGTGGTGACCATCGGGACGGCCGTCGGCACCGTCGCCGCCTACGGGAGCGGCCTCGTCGACGAACTCCTGATGCGCTACGTCGACATCCAACTCGTCTTCCCCGCCTTCTTTCTCTATCTCCTGCTCACCTACCTCTTCGGCGGGAGCCTGTTCATGTTCATCGTCATCTTCGGGCTGACGGGGTGGGGCTCTATCGCACGGCTCGTCCGCTCGGAGGCCCTCCAGCGGGCCGAGGAGGAGTACATCACTGCCGCCCGGAGCGCCGGCGCGGGGACGCTCTACGTGATTCGGCGCCACCTCGTCCCCAACGTCTCGAACAGCGTCATCACCGCCGCGACCCTGTTGATTCCCGGCTTCATTCTCTTCGAGGCGTCGCTCTCTTTCCTCTCGCTCGGCGATCCGACCGTCCCGTCGTGGGGGCAGGTGATCGCCAACGGGCGGAGCGACCTCTCGACTGCGTGGTGGGTCTCCACCGTCCCCGGCGTGTTCCTCTTTACCACCATCCTCGCGTTCAACTTCATGGGCGACGCGCTCCGAGACGCGTTAGACCCGCGACAGGAGACATGA
- a CDS encoding ABC transporter ATP-binding protein, translating into MTGPLLSIRDLRTVFHTDEGLVRAVDGVSFDVGRGETVCLVGESGSGKTVTGESITRLIRTPPGEIAGGEIVFDGRDLTTLSDRDLRDLRGDRIAHVFQNPQGALNPVYTVGWQIVEAIQLHADVSRAEARARGVDLLDRVGIPEATRRFDDYPHEFSGGMKQRVALAMALATNPDLLIADEPTTALDVTIQNQILGLLDELQEEFDMSILLITHDLGVVAEVADRVVVMYAGKVMERGGVFDVFERPSHPYTRALLECLPGRGDGARSIGGKLPPPTDPPDGCRFHPRCAYAVDACKRGDQPPDYAVDGDDDHVVSCVHYEPGGDPSVVRADRREPGDEPVTDDDHSPGTVGTPPADRTIHADAMQERRDETDADADEEDT; encoded by the coding sequence ATGACAGGACCACTACTCTCGATCCGCGATCTGCGCACCGTCTTCCACACCGACGAGGGGCTCGTCCGCGCCGTCGACGGCGTGAGTTTCGACGTGGGGCGGGGCGAGACGGTCTGTCTGGTCGGCGAGTCCGGCAGCGGCAAGACCGTCACCGGCGAGTCGATCACCCGTCTCATCCGAACCCCGCCGGGCGAAATCGCGGGGGGCGAAATCGTCTTCGACGGCCGGGATCTGACGACGCTCTCGGACCGCGACCTGCGCGACCTCCGGGGCGACCGCATCGCCCACGTCTTCCAGAACCCCCAGGGCGCGCTCAACCCGGTCTACACCGTCGGCTGGCAGATCGTCGAGGCGATCCAACTCCACGCGGACGTGTCCCGGGCGGAAGCACGGGCGCGCGGGGTCGACCTGCTGGACCGGGTCGGCATCCCCGAGGCCACCCGCCGGTTCGACGACTACCCACACGAGTTCTCGGGCGGCATGAAACAGCGCGTCGCGCTGGCGATGGCGCTCGCCACCAACCCCGACCTCCTGATCGCGGACGAGCCGACGACGGCGCTCGACGTGACGATCCAGAACCAGATCCTCGGCCTCCTCGACGAACTGCAGGAGGAGTTCGACATGAGCATCCTGCTCATCACACACGACCTCGGCGTCGTCGCGGAGGTGGCCGACCGCGTCGTCGTCATGTACGCGGGCAAGGTGATGGAGCGCGGCGGCGTCTTCGACGTGTTCGAACGGCCATCCCACCCCTACACCCGCGCCTTGCTCGAGTGCCTGCCGGGACGCGGCGACGGCGCACGATCCATCGGCGGCAAACTCCCGCCCCCGACCGACCCGCCCGACGGCTGCCGGTTCCACCCGCGGTGTGCGTACGCCGTCGACGCCTGCAAGCGTGGCGACCAACCCCCCGACTACGCCGTCGACGGCGACGACGACCACGTCGTCTCGTGTGTTCACTACGAACCCGGCGGCGATCCGTCGGTGGTTCGAGCGGACCGCCGCGAACCCGGCGACGAACCGGTCACCGACGACGACCACAGTCCGGGCACGGTCGGCACCCCACCGGCGGATCGGACGATCCACGCCGATGCGATGCAGGAGCGCCGCGACGAGACCGACGCCGACGCGGACGAGGAGGACACGTGA
- a CDS encoding ABC transporter substrate-binding protein, whose translation MPSGNDRRSDSGTAGRRGRRDVLKLIGATGVAGLAGCSGNGSSDGNGSATPGAGSRNLQGTYVSASSVDAQSLNWLTIADATSGSYVTATLDGTWAIKPNREIFPLWADYSTDDGRVYEIELRENLEWGAGYGQMTAEDWVYMIENVFQAQPNWSGYPNADAWFRTNPDSGQREPLPVERTGTRTFEISLFEVDPSFPFKPILWRQQCIPKEILEKYVPDQDTEGLQQDEELNTLAYTGNLGPYSYDTWERSARYTVTRNEDYYLRDVEGVPERFREAPYFEKQTVRVIKEESTRLGALQSGEVDSSGIPPDKATRFENLPNVNVNVTPQPYARIIVYNMRANGWEPFRSKAVRQALGFAVDKETVVGNVLRGYGQIAQTMQPKWSQWYDDSQVMEFGVGDRYGPERTRSALESALSDTEYGYDGDRLVDGSGEQVTLSIYYDSGQPTEGTIAEFVAQEFSENAGIDVQPEAVSSSTFQSNYVQTSAPEGTQPEWTAGVFNGGPRDVATSAEPWDMSINLQFNTYPFTPASSKGFFEKRGGINFYGYYPEEDIASLYEQASATTDETRRQELFGEAFGLISEEQPFGFLAMPSSVSGYARNVRGYDEEFNTGWDSQTWYFA comes from the coding sequence ATGCCGTCTGGTAACGACCGCCGAAGCGACTCGGGCACGGCGGGTCGTCGGGGACGACGCGACGTGTTGAAACTCATCGGAGCGACGGGGGTCGCCGGACTCGCTGGCTGCTCGGGGAACGGAAGCAGCGACGGTAACGGGAGTGCCACTCCCGGTGCCGGCAGCCGAAACCTCCAGGGAACGTACGTCTCGGCGTCCAGCGTCGACGCGCAGTCGCTCAACTGGCTGACCATCGCCGACGCCACCTCGGGGTCGTACGTCACCGCTACGCTCGACGGGACGTGGGCGATCAAGCCGAACCGCGAAATCTTCCCGCTGTGGGCCGACTACTCGACCGACGACGGTCGGGTCTACGAGATAGAGCTCCGGGAGAACCTGGAGTGGGGGGCGGGCTACGGGCAGATGACCGCCGAGGACTGGGTGTACATGATCGAGAACGTCTTCCAGGCCCAGCCCAACTGGAGCGGCTACCCCAACGCCGACGCGTGGTTCCGGACGAATCCGGACTCCGGGCAGCGCGAACCCCTCCCAGTCGAACGGACGGGGACCCGAACCTTCGAGATCAGCCTGTTCGAGGTCGACCCCTCGTTCCCGTTCAAACCGATCCTGTGGCGCCAGCAGTGTATTCCCAAGGAGATTCTGGAGAAGTACGTCCCGGATCAGGACACCGAGGGCCTCCAACAGGACGAGGAACTCAACACGCTGGCTTACACCGGGAACCTGGGGCCGTACTCCTACGACACGTGGGAGCGGTCGGCCCGCTACACCGTCACGCGAAACGAGGACTACTACCTCAGAGACGTCGAGGGCGTCCCCGAGCGGTTCCGGGAGGCACCGTATTTCGAGAAACAGACCGTTCGCGTTATCAAAGAGGAGAGTACGCGCCTGGGCGCTCTGCAGTCGGGCGAGGTGGACTCCTCGGGCATCCCGCCGGATAAGGCCACCCGCTTCGAGAACCTGCCGAACGTCAACGTCAACGTCACCCCCCAGCCATACGCCCGTATCATCGTTTACAACATGCGGGCGAACGGGTGGGAACCGTTCCGCTCGAAGGCGGTGCGACAGGCCCTCGGCTTCGCCGTCGACAAGGAGACGGTGGTCGGAAACGTGTTGCGTGGCTACGGACAGATCGCCCAGACCATGCAGCCGAAGTGGTCGCAGTGGTACGACGACAGCCAGGTGATGGAGTTCGGCGTCGGCGACCGGTACGGACCGGAGCGGACCCGGTCGGCGCTGGAGTCGGCGCTCTCGGACACCGAATACGGCTACGACGGCGACCGACTCGTCGACGGGTCGGGCGAGCAGGTGACCCTCTCGATCTACTACGACTCCGGCCAGCCCACCGAGGGGACCATCGCCGAGTTCGTCGCCCAGGAGTTCTCCGAGAACGCCGGCATCGACGTCCAGCCCGAAGCCGTCTCGTCGTCGACGTTCCAGAGCAACTACGTCCAGACCTCGGCTCCGGAGGGAACGCAGCCGGAGTGGACCGCCGGCGTCTTCAACGGCGGCCCGCGCGACGTGGCGACCAGCGCCGAGCCGTGGGACATGTCGATCAACCTCCAGTTCAACACCTATCCCTTCACGCCCGCCTCCAGCAAGGGCTTTTTCGAGAAGCGCGGCGGGATCAACTTCTACGGCTACTACCCCGAGGAGGACATCGCGTCGCTGTACGAGCAGGCGTCGGCGACGACGGACGAGACGCGTCGACAGGAACTGTTCGGTGAGGCGTTCGGCCTCATCAGCGAGGAACAGCCCTTCGGCTTCCTGGCGATGCCGTCGAGCGTGAGCGGCTACGCCCGGAACGTCCGCGGCTACGACGAAGAGTTCAACACGGGGTGGGACTCCCAGACATGGTACTTCGCGTGA